Proteins encoded by one window of Nitrincola iocasae:
- a CDS encoding acetyl/propionyl/methylcrotonyl-CoA carboxylase subunit alpha encodes MFSKILIANRGEIACRVIQTAHRLGIRCVAVYSEADRDARHVALADEAFLLGPAPSNESYLRADKIIQIALQSGAQAIHPGYGFLSENTDFAEACSQNGLVFIGPPASAIAAMGSKSAAKAIMEKAGVPLVPGYHGAAQDVETLRAEALKCGFPLLLKAVAGGGGKGMRVVNQIEEFDEALSAARREAKNAFGNPDMLLERYLTQPRHVEIQVFCDSQGQGVYLAERDCSVQRRHQKVLEEAPAPGLSCETRKAMGDAAVKAAQAIHYVGAGTVEFLYDVDGSFFFMEMNTRLQVEHPVTEMVTGQDLVEWQLRVAEGAPLPLKQDEIRIRGHALEARIYAEDPDNDFLPATGRLDYLRTPDESAHVRVDTGVVEGDEVSIHYDPMIAKLIVWDENRDQAINRMVQALEQYRINGVKTNIRFLHALADAQPFREADLDTGFIEKHRALLFPPPKLGLHRALVLAAGYLLEQTRSNNPNNEDRWSPFAHQNSWRLNSEYAKPLALKVDDQVYELKVLEKDQHYEVRVADSLYTLHAELSGDQLKAVINGHRISVHVTQKDKELVIFHEGESFHCEAHEETYGQDDIEAEGSLTAPMNGSVVAVMVQPGDAVKAGQTLVIMEAMKMEHAIKAPLDGVVDEIYFKEGEMVSEGAELLSVTSDATEEDAAP; translated from the coding sequence ATGTTCAGTAAAATCCTCATAGCCAATCGTGGCGAGATCGCTTGCCGGGTAATCCAGACAGCCCATCGCCTGGGTATTCGTTGTGTTGCTGTTTACTCGGAAGCTGATCGTGATGCCCGCCATGTGGCGCTGGCAGATGAAGCCTTTCTACTCGGACCAGCGCCCAGTAATGAAAGCTATTTACGTGCCGACAAAATTATCCAGATAGCCTTACAAAGTGGTGCGCAGGCTATCCATCCCGGTTATGGCTTTCTCTCAGAAAACACCGACTTTGCCGAAGCCTGCAGCCAAAACGGACTGGTATTTATCGGCCCGCCCGCCTCAGCGATAGCCGCCATGGGTTCAAAATCCGCCGCCAAAGCGATTATGGAAAAAGCGGGGGTTCCTTTGGTTCCCGGCTACCATGGTGCCGCTCAGGATGTGGAAACCCTACGGGCTGAAGCGCTCAAGTGCGGCTTCCCGCTACTACTCAAAGCGGTTGCAGGCGGTGGTGGCAAGGGGATGCGTGTGGTGAATCAGATTGAAGAGTTTGATGAAGCCCTGTCAGCTGCCCGACGTGAAGCCAAGAACGCCTTTGGTAACCCCGACATGCTGCTGGAGCGTTATTTAACCCAGCCACGCCATGTTGAAATTCAGGTATTTTGTGACAGCCAGGGTCAAGGTGTCTACTTGGCAGAACGTGACTGCTCGGTGCAACGGCGTCATCAAAAAGTGCTTGAAGAAGCACCCGCACCAGGGCTTTCCTGCGAAACCCGTAAAGCCATGGGTGACGCGGCCGTCAAGGCAGCCCAGGCCATTCATTATGTCGGTGCCGGTACCGTTGAATTTTTATACGACGTTGATGGTTCATTTTTCTTTATGGAAATGAATACCCGGCTGCAGGTAGAACATCCGGTGACAGAAATGGTCACCGGACAAGACCTGGTGGAATGGCAGCTACGGGTTGCAGAAGGGGCTCCCCTGCCCTTGAAGCAAGATGAAATCCGCATTCGGGGGCATGCCCTGGAAGCACGTATTTATGCTGAAGACCCGGATAATGACTTTTTACCCGCTACAGGTCGACTGGATTATTTGCGCACCCCTGATGAAAGCGCTCATGTTCGGGTTGATACCGGCGTTGTCGAGGGTGATGAAGTCAGTATTCATTACGACCCCATGATCGCAAAACTGATCGTTTGGGATGAAAACCGTGATCAAGCCATTAACCGGATGGTACAAGCACTGGAGCAATACCGCATAAACGGGGTTAAAACCAATATCCGCTTTCTGCATGCTCTGGCCGATGCACAACCCTTTCGTGAAGCTGATCTGGATACCGGCTTTATCGAAAAGCACCGTGCCCTGTTGTTTCCGCCACCCAAATTGGGTCTTCACAGAGCGCTGGTTCTTGCAGCTGGCTACTTGCTGGAACAAACCCGCAGCAACAACCCCAACAATGAAGATCGCTGGTCGCCCTTTGCGCACCAGAATAGCTGGCGGCTGAACTCGGAATACGCCAAGCCACTCGCACTCAAGGTGGATGATCAAGTCTATGAATTAAAAGTGCTGGAAAAGGATCAGCACTATGAAGTACGTGTTGCTGACAGCCTCTACACCCTGCATGCCGAACTCAGTGGTGATCAGTTAAAAGCAGTCATCAACGGCCACCGTATCAGTGTGCATGTCACCCAAAAAGACAAGGAACTGGTTATCTTCCATGAAGGCGAGTCGTTTCACTGTGAAGCCCATGAAGAGACCTACGGCCAGGACGATATCGAGGCTGAAGGTAGCTTAACCGCACCGATGAATGGCTCTGTAGTCGCCGTTATGGTCCAACCCGGAGATGCAGTCAAAGCGGGCCAGACCCTGGTGATTATGGAAGCCATGAAAATGGAGCATGCCATTAAAGCACCGCTGGACGGTGTGGTTGATGAAATCTATTTCAAGGAAGGCGAGATGGTATCTGAAGGGGCTGAACTGCTTTCTGTGACCAGTGATGCCACTGAAGAGGATGCTGCACCATGA
- a CDS encoding enoyl-CoA hydratase-related protein, giving the protein MMSTTHSKTHSATIESVSLHYLGEGVAELVLNRPEKHNAFDDSMIAALIEKLDEAEQNASLHMLLLRSEGKHFSAGADLGWMKRMAGNSHAENLTDAGELARLMDKLNHFSKPVIGLIQGAAYGGAVGLAACCDLVIASRDARFCLSEVKIGLIPAVISPYVIRAIGERQARRYFISAEVFDADTAQSFGLVHQVVESAANLSEAAQGFIAQLKQNSPQAMQAAKSLIFAVSHLPISKQVIDVTTQRIADIRVSDEGQEGLSAFLNKRRPNWPSKLAVETGTGEEE; this is encoded by the coding sequence ATGATGTCTACAACTCATTCCAAAACTCATTCTGCAACGATAGAAAGCGTTAGCCTTCACTATCTGGGCGAAGGGGTTGCCGAACTGGTACTGAACCGTCCAGAGAAGCACAACGCTTTTGATGACTCCATGATTGCCGCCTTGATCGAGAAACTCGATGAAGCTGAGCAAAATGCCAGTCTGCATATGCTACTGCTGCGATCCGAAGGTAAGCATTTTTCAGCCGGTGCTGACTTGGGCTGGATGAAACGCATGGCTGGCAATAGTCACGCCGAAAACCTCACTGACGCGGGTGAGCTGGCCCGATTGATGGACAAGCTCAACCACTTCAGCAAACCGGTGATCGGTCTGATTCAGGGTGCGGCCTATGGCGGTGCGGTGGGCCTGGCGGCTTGTTGCGATCTGGTCATCGCCAGTCGCGATGCACGCTTTTGCCTGAGTGAGGTCAAAATCGGTCTGATTCCAGCCGTGATTAGCCCTTATGTGATCCGGGCTATCGGGGAGCGCCAGGCAAGGCGTTATTTTATCAGTGCCGAAGTCTTTGATGCCGACACGGCTCAGAGCTTTGGCCTGGTTCATCAGGTCGTAGAAAGCGCCGCCAATTTATCTGAAGCGGCGCAAGGCTTTATAGCGCAACTTAAGCAGAACAGCCCTCAGGCCATGCAAGCGGCTAAATCACTGATTTTTGCCGTCAGTCACCTGCCTATATCCAAACAGGTCATTGATGTAACCACGCAGCGGATTGCCGATATACGTGTCAGTGATGAAGGGCAGGAAGGACTCAGTGCTTTCCTGAACAAACGCCGTCCAAACTGGCCGTCCAAACTGGCCGTCGAAACTGGAACCGGAGAAGAAGAATAA
- a CDS encoding carboxyl transferase domain-containing protein has translation MPILQTKINARSDEFRAKADAMSAAVTDLKAKIATIQQGGGADYQARHLARGKLLPRERINRLIDDGSPFLELSQLAAYKVYDEDVPAAGLIAGVGRVSGIECMIIANDATVKGGTYYPLTVKKHLRAQEIAEQNHLPCIYLVDSGGANLPRQDEVFPDRDHFGRIFYNQARMSAKGIPQVAVVMGLCTAGGAYVPAMADESIIVRDQGTIFLAGPPLVKAATGEVVSAEDLGGADVHCKISGVADHYAENDQHALQIARRCIANLNRKKQLDIAVCQPKPPIYDADELYGIVGTDLRKPFDVREVIARLVDGSEFDEFKQLYGATLVTGFAHIHGYPVGIIANNGILFTESAQKGAHFIELCCQRNIPLLFLQNITGFMVGRKYEAEGIAKHGAKMVMAVACANVPKITVLIGGSFGAGNYGMCGRAYNPDFLWMWPNARISVMGGEQAAGVMATVRRESLERNGKSWSSEEEAQFKQPIVDTYEHQGHPYYASGRLWDDGVIDPAQTREVIALSLSATLNRPKEETRFGVFRM, from the coding sequence ATGCCGATTCTGCAAACAAAAATAAATGCCCGTTCCGACGAGTTCAGGGCCAAAGCAGATGCCATGTCAGCTGCTGTCACCGATCTCAAAGCTAAAATTGCTACAATTCAGCAAGGGGGTGGCGCCGACTATCAAGCCAGACACCTGGCGCGCGGTAAACTCTTGCCCCGCGAGCGTATCAACCGGTTAATTGATGATGGCTCCCCCTTTCTGGAGTTATCGCAGCTTGCTGCCTATAAGGTTTATGATGAAGACGTACCTGCCGCAGGATTGATTGCCGGAGTCGGTCGTGTGTCGGGTATTGAGTGCATGATTATTGCCAATGATGCGACAGTTAAAGGGGGCACTTATTACCCTCTGACGGTAAAAAAACACCTGCGCGCTCAGGAAATTGCCGAACAAAACCACCTACCCTGCATTTACCTGGTTGATTCCGGTGGTGCCAACTTGCCACGCCAGGATGAAGTGTTTCCTGACCGGGACCACTTTGGCCGGATTTTCTATAATCAGGCACGCATGTCAGCCAAAGGTATCCCTCAGGTAGCGGTTGTTATGGGACTATGTACGGCTGGTGGGGCCTATGTTCCCGCTATGGCGGATGAATCCATTATAGTGCGTGATCAGGGTACGATCTTTCTGGCTGGACCACCGCTGGTCAAAGCGGCGACTGGTGAAGTGGTTAGCGCCGAAGATCTGGGTGGGGCGGATGTTCACTGTAAAATTTCCGGTGTTGCTGATCATTATGCAGAAAATGATCAACATGCGCTGCAAATAGCGCGACGCTGTATTGCCAATCTGAACCGTAAAAAGCAACTCGACATAGCGGTGTGCCAGCCGAAACCACCCATCTATGATGCCGATGAACTCTACGGCATTGTCGGCACCGACCTGCGCAAACCCTTCGATGTACGTGAAGTAATCGCCCGTCTGGTGGATGGCTCGGAATTTGACGAATTCAAACAGCTTTACGGCGCCACACTGGTCACTGGGTTTGCCCATATTCATGGCTACCCGGTCGGCATTATTGCCAATAACGGTATTCTGTTTACCGAATCAGCCCAGAAAGGTGCTCACTTTATTGAGCTGTGCTGTCAGCGCAATATCCCCCTGCTGTTCTTGCAAAATATTACCGGCTTTATGGTTGGTCGCAAATATGAAGCAGAAGGCATTGCCAAGCATGGCGCAAAAATGGTTATGGCCGTTGCCTGTGCCAATGTGCCCAAAATCACGGTGTTGATCGGTGGCAGCTTTGGAGCCGGTAACTACGGCATGTGTGGACGTGCCTATAATCCGGACTTTCTGTGGATGTGGCCCAACGCACGCATCTCGGTTATGGGTGGCGAACAGGCTGCTGGCGTGATGGCGACAGTGCGGCGCGAGAGTCTGGAGCGCAACGGTAAATCCTGGTCCAGCGAAGAGGAAGCCCAGTTTAAACAACCCATCGTGGATACCTATGAGCATCAGGGCCACCCCTATTATGCCAGCGGTCGACTCTGGGATGATGGTGTCATAGATCCTGCGCAGACCCGCGAAGTTATTGCACTGAGCCTGTCTGCTACCCTGAATCGTCCTAAAGAAGAAACACGCTTTGGCGTGTTCCGGATGTAG
- a CDS encoding isovaleryl-CoA dehydrogenase, which yields MFSQYSELNFGLGETLDMLRQQINNFAAAEIAPRAADIDQANLFPEDLWKKFGDMGLLGITVGEEYGGSGMGYLAHVIAMEEISRASASVALSYGAHSNLCVNQIHRNGTQAQKEKYLPKLLSGEHIGALAMSEPNAGSDVVSMKLTARDAGDHYVLNGNKMWITNGPDAHVFVIYAKTDLQAGAKGISAFIVERGTEGFTQAQKLDKLGMRGSNTCELVFQDCKVAKENLLGQLNGGVKVLMSGLDYERLVLAGGPLGIMQAAMDIVVPYIRDRKQFGKAIGEFELVQGKLADMYTRMNAAKSYVYMVAQSADRGETTRKDAAGVILYSAEMATQIALDAIQLLGGNGYINEYPTGRLLRDAKLYEIGAGTSEIRRMLIGRELFLNN from the coding sequence ATGTTCTCTCAATATTCTGAATTAAATTTTGGCCTTGGCGAAACCCTCGATATGCTGCGCCAACAGATCAATAATTTTGCCGCTGCTGAAATTGCGCCTCGGGCCGCTGACATAGATCAGGCCAATCTGTTTCCTGAAGATCTTTGGAAAAAATTTGGTGACATGGGCCTGCTCGGTATCACCGTCGGTGAAGAGTATGGTGGTTCCGGCATGGGCTATCTGGCACATGTGATTGCCATGGAAGAGATCAGTCGCGCGTCAGCCTCCGTAGCCCTCTCCTACGGTGCGCACTCTAATCTGTGTGTTAATCAGATTCATCGCAATGGTACCCAGGCACAAAAAGAAAAGTATCTTCCCAAGCTGCTGTCTGGTGAGCATATTGGTGCATTGGCTATGTCTGAACCCAATGCCGGCTCGGATGTAGTATCAATGAAACTAACCGCACGTGATGCGGGTGATCACTATGTTCTCAACGGAAACAAGATGTGGATCACCAACGGCCCAGATGCACATGTCTTTGTGATCTACGCCAAAACCGATCTACAAGCTGGTGCAAAAGGCATTTCAGCCTTTATTGTTGAACGCGGTACCGAAGGTTTTACCCAGGCACAGAAACTCGACAAGCTTGGCATGCGCGGTTCCAATACCTGTGAACTGGTTTTTCAGGACTGTAAGGTCGCCAAAGAGAACCTGCTTGGTCAGCTCAACGGCGGTGTCAAAGTACTCATGTCGGGTCTGGATTATGAGCGTTTGGTATTGGCCGGCGGCCCCTTGGGCATTATGCAAGCGGCCATGGACATCGTGGTGCCCTATATCAGAGATCGCAAGCAGTTTGGCAAGGCTATCGGTGAATTCGAATTGGTTCAGGGCAAACTTGCTGACATGTATACCCGCATGAATGCGGCTAAATCCTATGTTTACATGGTTGCTCAATCAGCCGACCGCGGTGAAACCACCCGCAAAGATGCCGCTGGTGTCATTCTTTATTCCGCTGAAATGGCCACTCAAATCGCCCTCGATGCCATACAGCTACTTGGTGGAAACGGCTATATAAACGAATACCCTACCGGCCGTCTGTTACGTGATGCCAAACTCTATGAGATAGGTGCAGGCACCTCCGAAATTCGTCGTATGTTGATAGGTCGCGAATTGTTTCTGAACAACTAA
- a CDS encoding MerR family transcriptional regulator, protein MRQKKRTYSISELASEFDVTTRSIRFYEDQGLLKPDRKGQTRIYSSKDRVRLKLILRGKRLGFSLAESRELFDLWDETESGSERQLLKMLETLAQKQAQLEQQVKDIQMAKIELDSAQSRCQAALIELRQNKGAEEHDSPKTGQDSNPNASLH, encoded by the coding sequence ATGCGCCAAAAAAAAAGAACCTATTCCATCAGCGAACTTGCCAGCGAATTTGATGTAACTACACGCAGCATTCGTTTTTACGAAGATCAGGGGCTACTTAAACCGGACCGAAAAGGCCAGACACGCATTTACAGTTCCAAAGACAGAGTCAGACTCAAGCTTATCCTGCGTGGTAAGCGCCTGGGCTTTTCGCTAGCGGAATCCCGTGAGCTATTTGACCTTTGGGATGAGACTGAAAGCGGCAGCGAAAGACAGCTATTAAAAATGCTGGAAACCCTTGCGCAAAAACAGGCGCAGCTTGAACAACAAGTAAAAGATATTCAAATGGCGAAGATTGAATTAGATAGCGCGCAATCTCGCTGTCAGGCGGCACTGATAGAGCTACGCCAGAACAAAGGTGCTGAAGAGCATGACAGCCCAAAAACTGGCCAGGATTCTAATCCAAACGCATCGCTTCACTAA
- a CDS encoding AMP-binding protein translates to MSRMDYSSFYAGFSPDSLQETVLQGSWHSGLNVCAEVCDRWAAQPDKVALYHRDLEGQASQMTFLQLSQQASRFANYLKSMGVGKGDRVAGLLPRTPELLVVILGTLKAGAVYQPLFTAFGSGAIEYRLQQAATRLIVTDATNFPKLQEVKACPAVLCVQPLEGQAAADFDKVLAVESSDFEAVMISGDDPFLQMFTSGTVGKSKGVAVPARALLSFYIYMKYAIDLQPEDTYWNVADPGWAYGLYYAVIGPLLLGHATHFNQQGFTPETTYQMIHQFAITNLAAAPTAYRLLMAHDGVLPEDESLGLRVASSAGEPLNPEVINWVARRLGCPVMDHYGQTETGMTCCNFHTLKHPERIGSMGYSMPGHRVVALDDAFNEVAEGETGQLAVDLQQSPLFFFDGYTWAEKHPFAGQYYLTGDMVFCHGDGGYSFTGRDDDIITTAGYRVGPADIESTLLEHPSVAESGVVGKPDDERGSIIKAFVVIKSGFDPLDSLKDELQALVRKRLSAHAFPREIEFVDELPKTPSGKIQRFVLRQLASGLSPG, encoded by the coding sequence ATGAGTCGAATGGATTATTCATCTTTTTATGCCGGTTTTAGCCCCGATTCGCTGCAAGAGACCGTGTTACAAGGGAGCTGGCATTCAGGACTGAATGTTTGCGCTGAAGTGTGTGACCGTTGGGCGGCTCAGCCGGATAAGGTTGCACTGTATCATCGCGACCTGGAAGGGCAGGCGTCGCAAATGACCTTTCTGCAGTTGAGTCAGCAGGCCTCGCGTTTTGCTAATTATCTCAAGTCTATGGGTGTTGGTAAGGGGGATCGTGTGGCGGGTTTGCTGCCGCGCACCCCTGAGCTGTTGGTTGTTATACTGGGTACACTTAAAGCCGGGGCGGTGTATCAGCCGCTGTTCACGGCGTTTGGTTCAGGAGCCATTGAGTACCGCTTGCAACAGGCGGCTACGCGCCTGATCGTTACTGATGCCACTAACTTTCCTAAGTTGCAGGAGGTGAAGGCTTGTCCGGCTGTGCTTTGTGTTCAACCCTTGGAAGGGCAGGCTGCTGCTGATTTTGATAAGGTTTTGGCAGTTGAGTCCAGTGATTTCGAGGCGGTCATGATCAGTGGTGATGATCCCTTTTTGCAGATGTTTACCTCTGGTACGGTGGGTAAGTCGAAGGGCGTGGCGGTGCCTGCCAGGGCATTGCTGTCCTTTTATATCTATATGAAATATGCCATCGACTTGCAGCCTGAAGATACCTACTGGAATGTGGCCGATCCTGGGTGGGCCTACGGTCTTTATTATGCGGTGATCGGTCCTTTGTTGTTGGGCCATGCCACGCACTTCAATCAACAGGGTTTTACCCCTGAAACTACCTATCAAATGATTCATCAGTTTGCTATTACCAATCTGGCTGCCGCGCCGACAGCCTATCGTTTGCTGATGGCGCATGATGGCGTGTTGCCAGAAGATGAGTCATTGGGGTTGCGGGTTGCCAGTAGTGCGGGCGAGCCGTTAAACCCTGAGGTAATTAACTGGGTGGCCAGGCGGTTGGGTTGTCCGGTGATGGATCATTATGGCCAGACTGAAACCGGTATGACTTGTTGTAATTTCCACACCCTGAAGCATCCAGAGCGCATCGGCTCTATGGGGTATTCGATGCCGGGTCATCGCGTTGTTGCGCTGGATGATGCTTTTAATGAAGTTGCAGAGGGCGAAACAGGTCAGTTAGCTGTGGATTTACAGCAGTCACCGCTGTTTTTCTTTGATGGCTATACCTGGGCCGAAAAGCATCCTTTTGCCGGTCAGTATTATCTGACGGGTGATATGGTTTTCTGTCATGGTGATGGGGGTTACTCCTTTACCGGTCGTGATGATGACATTATTACCACGGCTGGCTACCGGGTGGGTCCAGCTGATATTGAAAGTACGCTGCTGGAGCATCCTTCGGTGGCTGAATCCGGTGTTGTCGGTAAGCCTGATGATGAACGCGGTTCAATCATCAAGGCTTTCGTGGTGATTAAATCAGGCTTCGATCCACTTGATTCATTGAAAGATGAGTTGCAGGCGCTGGTACGCAAGCGTTTATCGGCACATGCGTTTCCACGAGAGATAGAGTTCGTTGATGAATTGCCTAAAACACCCAGTGGCAAGATTCAGCGCTTTGTTCTTCGTCAATTGGCGTCAGGATTATCGCCAGGTTAA
- a CDS encoding ABC transporter ATP-binding protein: MSSEFVLETRNLVKEFKGFTAVDDVNLKVRRGHIHALIGPNGAGKTTFFNLLTKFLIPTRGQILFNEQDITSMKSAAIARMGIIRSFQISAVFPHMTALENVRVALQRFEGGSFHFWKSEKTLNKLNQKAYALLESVGLETFADTVTVELSYGRKRALELATTLAMEPELVLLDEPTQGMGHEDVDRVVELIRKAAEGRTVLMVEHNLSVVSKLCDQITVLTRGAVLTEGDYKAVSENPDVKEAYMGSESAAVERAH; this comes from the coding sequence ATGAGTTCTGAATTCGTTTTAGAAACCCGAAATCTTGTTAAAGAGTTCAAGGGGTTTACGGCGGTTGATGATGTCAATCTAAAAGTTCGTCGAGGACATATTCACGCCCTGATTGGTCCTAATGGTGCTGGAAAAACTACGTTTTTTAATCTGCTGACCAAGTTCCTGATCCCGACACGAGGACAAATTCTATTTAATGAGCAAGATATTACTTCGATGAAGTCCGCCGCTATTGCGAGGATGGGTATTATTCGTTCTTTTCAGATATCAGCTGTGTTTCCGCATATGACGGCTTTGGAAAATGTCAGGGTGGCTTTGCAGCGCTTCGAGGGGGGGAGTTTTCATTTCTGGAAAAGTGAGAAAACCCTTAATAAATTAAATCAAAAAGCTTATGCACTATTGGAATCAGTCGGTCTGGAGACCTTTGCTGATACCGTCACCGTTGAGCTCTCTTACGGGCGCAAGCGTGCGTTGGAATTAGCCACTACCCTGGCGATGGAGCCTGAACTGGTATTGCTGGATGAGCCTACTCAGGGTATGGGGCATGAAGATGTTGATCGTGTTGTCGAGCTGATTCGCAAGGCCGCTGAGGGACGTACGGTGTTAATGGTTGAGCATAATTTGAGTGTAGTCAGTAAATTATGTGACCAGATAACGGTGCTAACCCGGGGAGCCGTGCTTACAGAAGGTGATTACAAAGCTGTATCTGAAAACCCTGATGTAAAAGAAGCCTATATGGGCAGTGAGTCAGCCGCTGTAGAGAGGGCTCACTAA
- a CDS encoding ABC transporter ATP-binding protein, translating to MSDSIKPNYEQLKVTDLHAFYGESHILHGIDLLVRRGELVTLLGRNGAGRSTTLKSIMNMVGSRTGSIMINGRETIDTQAHHIARLGVGYCPEERGIFASLNVEENLLLPPTVRSDGVSLEEIYAMFPNLYERRFSQGTRLSGGEQQMLAMARILRTGANLLLLDEITEGLAPVIVQKLAEVLIKLKEKGLTIILVEQNFRFAAPLADRHYLMEHGQIVEEIHASELNSKQELLNTYLGV from the coding sequence ATGTCTGATTCAATAAAACCCAACTACGAACAATTAAAAGTAACCGATCTGCATGCCTTTTATGGTGAATCTCATATTCTGCATGGCATCGATTTATTGGTGCGCAGGGGGGAGTTGGTAACGCTATTGGGGCGCAATGGGGCAGGTCGAAGTACCACGCTTAAGTCCATCATGAATATGGTAGGAAGCCGTACGGGTTCCATCATGATTAACGGCCGTGAAACGATTGATACCCAGGCCCATCATATTGCACGGTTGGGGGTGGGCTACTGCCCGGAAGAACGCGGTATTTTTGCCAGTCTGAATGTGGAAGAAAATCTGTTGCTGCCACCTACAGTACGTAGTGATGGTGTGAGTCTGGAAGAAATCTACGCCATGTTCCCGAACCTTTACGAGCGACGCTTCAGTCAGGGTACGCGTTTATCAGGTGGTGAACAGCAGATGCTGGCCATGGCACGGATTCTGCGAACCGGTGCAAACCTGTTGTTGCTGGACGAAATTACCGAAGGTCTGGCCCCTGTTATTGTGCAAAAGTTGGCTGAAGTGCTGATCAAACTGAAGGAAAAGGGGCTCACCATCATCCTGGTTGAGCAAAACTTTCGTTTTGCGGCTCCACTGGCTGATCGACATTATCTGATGGAGCATGGCCAGATTGTTGAAGAAATCCATGCCTCGGAGCTGAATTCAAAACAGGAATTACTGAATACCTATCTTGGTGTATGA
- a CDS encoding ABC transporter substrate-binding protein — translation MKLIKKILTTAVTSAMLAGSAQAAISDNEVRIGYLADMSGTYRDLAGPNGLTALEMAVEDFGGQVNGAAIKIVSADDRNSPDVASSTVRQWVEADGVDMVAGLVASSVSIAATRILEQSDKLGIVSGSAASSITNEHCTPNHIHYVYDTYPLANGTAQAVVQEGGDSWFILTADYAFGHALEGDVEKVVTDNGGTVMQKVRHPFPTGDFSSFILQAQSSGAKVVALANAGSDTTNAITTAGEFGLTQSGQTLAALLLFLTDVHALGVDAAQGIQLTTGWYWDMDEDARAWSDRFIEKTGVRPTMVHAGIYSSTMHYLNAVKESATDDTQTVRQQMMDTPINDMFAKGGVIREDGRMVHDMYLAQVKTPAESTNEWDLYNIVRTIPAEEAYRPLSESQCKLVNN, via the coding sequence ATGAAACTAATAAAAAAAATTCTAACGACTGCAGTTACCTCTGCCATGCTAGCTGGTTCTGCCCAGGCCGCTATTTCAGATAATGAGGTGCGTATAGGCTATCTAGCTGATATGTCCGGTACCTACCGTGATTTGGCTGGTCCTAATGGGCTTACCGCGTTGGAAATGGCCGTTGAGGATTTTGGTGGGCAGGTCAACGGAGCCGCAATCAAGATTGTCAGTGCGGATGATCGTAACAGTCCTGATGTGGCATCAAGCACGGTGCGCCAGTGGGTGGAGGCTGATGGTGTGGATATGGTCGCCGGTTTAGTGGCTTCATCTGTCTCGATTGCAGCCACCCGAATTCTTGAGCAAAGTGATAAGTTGGGCATAGTGTCGGGTTCTGCTGCTTCAAGTATTACTAATGAGCATTGCACGCCTAACCATATTCACTATGTTTACGATACCTACCCGTTGGCTAATGGTACCGCGCAGGCTGTTGTTCAGGAAGGCGGGGATAGCTGGTTTATTCTGACGGCTGATTACGCGTTTGGTCATGCGCTCGAAGGCGATGTTGAGAAAGTAGTGACTGATAATGGCGGTACGGTAATGCAGAAAGTACGCCACCCTTTCCCGACCGGAGATTTCTCTTCATTTATTCTGCAGGCTCAAAGTTCAGGGGCCAAGGTTGTCGCTTTAGCTAATGCTGGCTCTGATACCACCAATGCCATTACTACAGCGGGTGAGTTTGGGCTGACTCAGTCTGGGCAGACCTTGGCCGCGTTGCTGCTGTTCCTGACTGATGTACATGCGCTGGGTGTTGATGCCGCACAAGGTATCCAGCTAACTACCGGTTGGTATTGGGATATGGATGAGGATGCAAGGGCCTGGTCTGATCGTTTTATCGAGAAAACTGGCGTTCGTCCAACCATGGTGCATGCCGGTATTTACTCCAGCACGATGCACTATCTGAATGCGGTTAAAGAAAGTGCTACAGATGACACTCAGACAGTTCGTCAGCAGATGATGGATACGCCAATTAACGATATGTTTGCTAAGGGTGGCGTTATTCGTGAAGACGGCCGCATGGTTCATGATATGTACCTGGCTCAGGTGAAAACGCCAGCTGAATCTACTAACGAATGGGATCTTTATAATATTGTCCGCACAATTCCAGCTGAAGAGGCTTATCGTCCACTTTCTGAAAGTCAATGCAAGTTAGTGAATAACTAA